The Steroidobacteraceae bacterium genomic interval TGGTGCGTGACCTCGACGCCGCACGCGAGCGCTTCTCGTCCCTGGGGCTGAAATTCGAATCGCCGGTGACGCTGCCGGCGCGGGGAGTCGTCACATCGCGCGCTCGGCTCGGTAATGTCTGGCTCGTGCTGGTGCAGCCGCAATCGATGGATTCGCTGCCCGGACGACGGCTCGCCGCGCAGGGCGAGGGGATATTCCTGGTCTCCTTCGAGGTCGATGATCTCGATTCCGCCGTCGCGGCAATCGG includes:
- a CDS encoding VOC family protein, which produces MVTGVHHINFLVRDLDAARERFSSLGLKFESPVTLPARGVVTSRARLGNVWLVLVQPQSMDSLPGRRLAAQGEGIFLVSFEVDDLDSAVAAIGENGGRVSGDPRHGLDDWQVIDLDPTAFCGAALQLCVETSRTVAGASGV